A window from Telopea speciosissima isolate NSW1024214 ecotype Mountain lineage chromosome 8, Tspe_v1, whole genome shotgun sequence encodes these proteins:
- the LOC122670417 gene encoding serine carboxypeptidase-like 45 isoform X1 yields the protein MHSLSWKTVATAVALIQLCFSMDVEASLSLPDKITKLPGQPQVSFQQFSGYVTVDDRKQRALFYYFAEAEVNPASKPLVLWLNGGPGCSSLGVGAFSENGPFRPSGDTLVTNEYSWNREANILYLETPIGVGFSYSTDTSSYEAVDDMVTARDNLVFLQRWFVKFPQYRQRDLFITGESYAGHYVPQLAELMIQFDKKEKLFNLKGIALGNPVLEFATDFNSRAEFFWSHGLISDSTYRIFTSACNYSRYVSEYYRGSVSPICSRVMSQVSRETSRFVDKYDVTLDVCISSVLSQSKVLSPHQVTERIDVCVEDETVNYLNRQDVQKALHARLVGVNRWAVCSNILDYELLNLEIPTVPVLGSLIKAGIPVLVYSGDQDSVIPLTGSRTLVHGLAMKLGLNTTVPYRVWFEGKQVGGWTQVYGNILSFATIRGASHEAPFSQPERSLVLFKAFLDGRPLPEVF from the exons ATGCATTCTCTATCATGGAAAACCGTTGCAACTGCTGTTGCTCTGATCCAACTATGCTTTTCGATGGATGTAGAGGCTTCTCTATCTCTACCGGACAAAATCACTAAGCTGCCTGGGCAACCCCAAGTCAGTTTTCAGCAGTTTTCAGGTTATGTTACTGTGGATGATAGGAAACAGAGAGCTCTTTTTTACTACTTTGCAGAAGCAGAAGTAAATCCAGCCTCAAAGCCTCTTGTTCTCTGGCTAAATGGAG GGCCTGGTTGTTCTTCTCTTGGAGTTGGAGCATTCTCCGAAAATGGGCCTTTCAGACCAAGTGGAGATACTTTGGTCACAAACGAGTATAGCTGGAACAGAG AAGCAAATATCCTATACCTGGAAACACCTATAGGGGTTGGCTTTTCTTATTCAACTGATACATCCTCCTACGAGGCTGTAGATGATATGGTAACAG CCAGAGATAATCTTGTGTTCTTGCAACGCTGGTTTGTCAAATTCCCCCAATATAGACAAAGAGATCTGTTCATAACAGGGGAAAGCTACGCTG GTCACTATGTTCCTCAACTTGCAGAGCTCATGATCCAGTTCGACAAGAAGGAGAAGTTGTTCAATCTGAAAGGAATTGCT CTGGGCAATCCAGTCCTAGAATTCGCCACAGATTTCAATTCGAGAGCTGAATTCTTCTGGTCTCACGGGTTGATATCAGATTCCACATATAGAATTTTTACTTCTGCCTGTAACTACTCTCGGTATGTGAGTGAGTACTATAGAGGGTCTGTTTCGCCTATCTGCTCGAGAGTTATGAGCCAGGTGAGCAGAGAAACAAGTAGATTTGTGGACAAGTATGATGTTACCCTTGATGTCTGCATATCGTCGGTGCTCTCACAATCAAAAGTTCTTAGTCCCCAT CAAGTTACAGAGAGGATAGACGTCTGCGTTGAAGATGAAACAGTCAATTATTTAAACAGGCAGGATGTGCAGAAGGCTCTTCATGCACGCCTTGTAGGTGTTAACAGATGGGCTGTTTGCAGCAA CATTCTAGATTATGAACTGCTTAACCTGGAGATACCTACAGTTCCTGTATTGGGCTCTCTCATTAAAGCTGGAATTCCAGTTTTAGTTTACAG TGGCGATCAAGATTCGGTTATCCCGTTGACTGGGAGCCGGACACTGGTCCACGGCCTAGCAATGAAGTTAGGCCTGAACACAACAGTACCTTACCGAGTTTGGTTTGAGGGGAAACAA gTTGGCGGTTGGACTCAAGTTTATGGTAACATTCTTTCATTTGCAACCATCAGAGGAGCTTCTCATGAAGCTCCATTCTCTCAGCCAGAGAGATCACTTGTGTTGTTCAAGGCATTTTTGGATGGGAGACCTCTACCAGAAGTATTCTGA
- the LOC122670458 gene encoding LOW QUALITY PROTEIN: dual specificity protein phosphatase PHS1-like (The sequence of the model RefSeq protein was modified relative to this genomic sequence to represent the inferred CDS: inserted 2 bases in 1 codon) has translation MSRVLFLLGDIAAGPAYRFTQWLESVRERSGRYPSSSFSSHPSKLETMPSSAGESVIDSRSSLPCLQGPDINLGERLGKAVMLDIESSEFSWDMLASLHHTEHSSSTEQSEDEMNKALEVTVNSGGVVFIALFNRPYNEELPTKEEAAVIKISSSRMATQSERLGYEFAKWLGVRTPQARVIHNSSPEWQRIKDAAEKARDVALSDRDEVGQVTCSELLEALELSRCLLLMNYVHGSPLLESLDAFDSQEAAERTAAALGGILMLDLVIRNEDRLPCRELRWRGNSANLLFTDRETFSNLDAWEEAFDSANRRYRPRVIRALQKERRVKSADIKLSPHNHELISQSSDVSDLVDSPNSSNMSLRSQIFAEAKVSDLHIVAIDSGIPRRPPAGKRANDQANYPKLVELFLNSTEYSSSLLFDITGGKLGSPSSDKADAPRDSSYSDHTTIVHEFRRGFRASLRDLQGFHIFLLTLHQKLDGLLRAFLAIMNKSSSGEFDRDDSGVPESLGNKEQVTNEMPADLSDSESQRTALRISPSGYKESDCASPFSREGWHGKFCKGADPLRSLRLTVKLRDFNKFAKFDAELNKELEHWNELLRTDAVKLCQDNNFNTGFFEGSDANSVVDAYELKVRLEHILERITMISDAANTEKPSSITYSLFIGGALAARSVYTLQHLGITHILCLCSNEIGQSDSQFPDLFEYNNFSINDNEDTNISSIFEEASDFIDHVEQSGGRVLVHCFEGKSRSAAVVLAYLMLRKNFTLLEAWNLLKRAHRRAQPNDGFAKMLLDLDKKLHGKVSMEWQRRRPMMKVCSICGKNVGLSRSSLKLHLQKAHRKISSGSVDSAMTMEIQKVLSTLKLSXGSVSPTQKQSHSMVDGLD, from the exons ATGTCTCGT GTGTTGTTCCTGCTGGGTGACATAGCGGCAGGTCCGGCTTACCGATTCACTCAATGGCTGGAGTCAGTTCGCGAACGCAGTGGGAGATACCCCTCTTCTAGCTTTTCCAGCCACCCTTCTAAACTTGAAACTATGCCATCAAG TGCAGGGGAGTCAGTTATTGACTCCAGAAGTTCACTGCCTTGCCTTCAAGGTCCAGATATCAATTTGGGAGAAAGACTTGGAAAGGCTGTCATGCTGGACATTGAATCAAGTGAATTTTCTTGGGACATGCTTGCTTCATTACACCATACTGAACACAGTAGTAGTACAGAACAATCTGAGGATGAAATGAATAAAGCTCTTGAG GTTACTGTGAATTCTGGGGGCGTTGTTTTCATTGCTCTATTCAACAGACCTTATAATGAGGAGTTGCCCACAAAAGAAGAGGCAGCAGTTATTAAGATATCCTCTTCAAGGATGGCAACACAGTCAGAACGCCTCGGTTATGAATTTGCTAAATGGCTAGGAGTCCGCACTCCACAA GCAAGAGTCATTCATAATTCTAGCCCAGAATGGCAGCGGATCAAGGATGCAGCAGAAAAAGCAAGGGATGTGGCATTATCAGACAGAGACGAAGTTGGTCAAGTTACATGTTCAGAGCTGTTGGAAGCTCTTGAATTGAGCCGGTGCCTTCTTCTGATGAA TTATGTTCATGGATCTCCTCTGCTTGAAAGCTTGGATGCGTTTGATTCACAGGAAGCTGCTGaaagaacagcagcagcactTGGCGGGATCTTGATGTTGGACCTTGTCATCAGAAATGAAGATAGGCTCCCTTGCCGTGAGCTCAGGTGGCGGGGAAATTCTGCAAATTTACTATTTACTGACAGGGAGACTTTTTCAAATCTAGATGCATGGGAGGAAGCCTTTGATTCTGCAAACCGTCGGTACAGGCCAAGGGTAATCAGGGCTCttcagaaagaaagaagggtcaAATCAGCAGATATCAAATTAAGCCCTCATAATCATGAATTAATATCTCAAAGTTCAGATGTTTCTGATCTTGTGGACTCACCAAATTCCAGCAACATGAGCCTAAGAAGCCAGATATTTGCTGAAGCAAAGGTCAGTGATCTGCATATAGTTGCAATTGATTCTGGCATTCCTCGCAGACCTCCTGCTGGTAAACGTGCAAACGACCAAGCAAACTATCCTAAGCTAGTTGAGCTTTTTCTCAATAGTACAGAGTACTCCTCTAGCCTCCTATTTGATATAACAGGAGGAAAACTCGGATctccttcatcagacaaggcTGATGCACCTAGGGATTCATCTTACTCTGACCACACTACAATTGTCCACGAATTCCGGAGAGGGTTTCGTGCATCTCTCAGGGACCTGCAGGGATTCCATATATTCCTTCTCACACTTCATCAAAAATTGGATGGCTTGTTGCGAGCTTTTTTAGCTATTATGAATAAAAGTTCATCGGGAGAGTTTGATAGGGATGATTCAGGGGTTCCTGAGTCCCTTGGAAATAAGGAACAGGTTACTAATGAAATGCCTGCAGATTTAAGTGATTCGGAATCACAGAGAACAGCTCTGAGGATATCTCCTTCTGGATATAAAGAAAGCGACTGTGCTTCTCCCTTCTCACGGGAAGGCTGGCATGGGAAGTTCTGCAAAGGTGCAGACCCTCTTCGTAGCTTGCGCCTGACTGTGAAACTTCGTGACTTTAATAAATTTGCTAAG TTTGACGCAGAATTGAATAAAGAATTGGAACACTGGAATGAATTGCTCAGAACAGATGCTGTTAAATTGTGTCAGGACAACAATTTTAATACAGGGTTTTTTGAGGGGAGTGATGCTAATAGTGTTGTTGATGCTTATGAGTTAAAG GTCAGACTGGAGCACATCCTCGAAAGAATAACAATGATTTCTGATGCTGCCAACACAGAGAAGCCATCTTCAATCACTTATAGCCTGTTTATTGGTGGAGCTTTGGCTGCAAGATCTGTATATACACTACAACATTTGGGCATTACACATATACTTTGCTTGTGCTCAAATGAAATTGGACAATCAGATTCTCAATTTCCTGACCTTTTTGAATACAATAATTTCTCT ATCAATGATAATGAGGATACAAATATCAGCAGTATCTTTGAAGAAGCTTCTGATTTTATTGATCATGTGGAGCAGTCAGGTGGGAGGGTTCTGGTTCACTGTTTTGAAGGGAAAAGTAGAAGCGCCGCAGTGGTTCTTGCTTATTTAATGCTGAGGAA GAACTTTACTCTTTTAGAAGCATGGAATCTCCTGAAAAGGGCTCACCGACGAGCCCAGCCAAATGATGGTTTTGCAAAGATGCTTTTGGATCTGGATAAGAAACTACATGGGAAGGTTTCCATGGAATGGCAGCGGCGAAGACCGATGATGAAGGTGTGCTCAATCTGTGGGAAGAATGTGGGCCTTAGTCGCTCCTCACTTAAGCTTCATCTGCAGAAGGCACACAGGAAGATCTCCTCAGGGAGTGTGGATAGTGCTATGACAATGGAAATACAGAAGGTATTGAGCACACTCAAATTGAG CGGGAGTGTCAGCCCAACTCAGAAGCAGTCCCATTCAATGGTTGATGGACTTGATTAA
- the LOC122670417 gene encoding serine carboxypeptidase-like 45 isoform X2, translating into MHSLSWKTVATAVALIQLCFSMDVEASLSLPDKITKLPGQPQVSFQQFSGYVTVDDRKQRALFYYFAEAEVNPASKPLVLWLNGGPGCSSLGVGAFSENGPFRPSGDTLVTNEYSWNREANILYLETPIGVGFSYSTDTSSYEAVDDMVTGHYVPQLAELMIQFDKKEKLFNLKGIALGNPVLEFATDFNSRAEFFWSHGLISDSTYRIFTSACNYSRYVSEYYRGSVSPICSRVMSQVSRETSRFVDKYDVTLDVCISSVLSQSKVLSPHQVTERIDVCVEDETVNYLNRQDVQKALHARLVGVNRWAVCSNILDYELLNLEIPTVPVLGSLIKAGIPVLVYSGDQDSVIPLTGSRTLVHGLAMKLGLNTTVPYRVWFEGKQVGGWTQVYGNILSFATIRGASHEAPFSQPERSLVLFKAFLDGRPLPEVF; encoded by the exons ATGCATTCTCTATCATGGAAAACCGTTGCAACTGCTGTTGCTCTGATCCAACTATGCTTTTCGATGGATGTAGAGGCTTCTCTATCTCTACCGGACAAAATCACTAAGCTGCCTGGGCAACCCCAAGTCAGTTTTCAGCAGTTTTCAGGTTATGTTACTGTGGATGATAGGAAACAGAGAGCTCTTTTTTACTACTTTGCAGAAGCAGAAGTAAATCCAGCCTCAAAGCCTCTTGTTCTCTGGCTAAATGGAG GGCCTGGTTGTTCTTCTCTTGGAGTTGGAGCATTCTCCGAAAATGGGCCTTTCAGACCAAGTGGAGATACTTTGGTCACAAACGAGTATAGCTGGAACAGAG AAGCAAATATCCTATACCTGGAAACACCTATAGGGGTTGGCTTTTCTTATTCAACTGATACATCCTCCTACGAGGCTGTAGATGATATGGTAACAG GTCACTATGTTCCTCAACTTGCAGAGCTCATGATCCAGTTCGACAAGAAGGAGAAGTTGTTCAATCTGAAAGGAATTGCT CTGGGCAATCCAGTCCTAGAATTCGCCACAGATTTCAATTCGAGAGCTGAATTCTTCTGGTCTCACGGGTTGATATCAGATTCCACATATAGAATTTTTACTTCTGCCTGTAACTACTCTCGGTATGTGAGTGAGTACTATAGAGGGTCTGTTTCGCCTATCTGCTCGAGAGTTATGAGCCAGGTGAGCAGAGAAACAAGTAGATTTGTGGACAAGTATGATGTTACCCTTGATGTCTGCATATCGTCGGTGCTCTCACAATCAAAAGTTCTTAGTCCCCAT CAAGTTACAGAGAGGATAGACGTCTGCGTTGAAGATGAAACAGTCAATTATTTAAACAGGCAGGATGTGCAGAAGGCTCTTCATGCACGCCTTGTAGGTGTTAACAGATGGGCTGTTTGCAGCAA CATTCTAGATTATGAACTGCTTAACCTGGAGATACCTACAGTTCCTGTATTGGGCTCTCTCATTAAAGCTGGAATTCCAGTTTTAGTTTACAG TGGCGATCAAGATTCGGTTATCCCGTTGACTGGGAGCCGGACACTGGTCCACGGCCTAGCAATGAAGTTAGGCCTGAACACAACAGTACCTTACCGAGTTTGGTTTGAGGGGAAACAA gTTGGCGGTTGGACTCAAGTTTATGGTAACATTCTTTCATTTGCAACCATCAGAGGAGCTTCTCATGAAGCTCCATTCTCTCAGCCAGAGAGATCACTTGTGTTGTTCAAGGCATTTTTGGATGGGAGACCTCTACCAGAAGTATTCTGA